One Niabella beijingensis DNA window includes the following coding sequences:
- a CDS encoding helix-turn-helix domain-containing protein: MDHLFEITSPDNDSFFWSAPEAYRHQSLLIPSMSALAVSGGWGHMLFQHRQQEDFTIWYSTYCVEQRRRFKVRADVPVIEFSFLLRNSVMQQMNSLYDKLVEETQFNIFYLPYIEDRVSFEPGLPYTTLDIHCTPSFLQKLEPYYPGVVHPFLDAIAANTATQVFPQHLFATQNMVFLAQWILRLLRAAVVNNLELELAVKLLLCAALECKTPLQLGGRIITLSELSRVNRVSIQLLKCFTREPNLRILARQAGMNETFLKKLFALRFQQPPYRYWNTYRMDEAFTRVISTDEPLTDIALDMGFSALSNFSKTFKKFYGLSPVRYRK; encoded by the coding sequence ATGGATCACCTTTTTGAGATCACCTCACCCGATAACGACTCTTTTTTCTGGTCGGCGCCGGAGGCTTACCGGCACCAATCCCTGCTCATCCCTTCCATGTCTGCCCTCGCCGTATCCGGCGGATGGGGTCATATGTTGTTTCAGCACCGGCAACAGGAAGACTTTACGATCTGGTACAGCACTTACTGTGTAGAGCAGCGGCGCCGGTTTAAGGTCCGTGCTGATGTGCCTGTTATCGAATTCAGCTTTCTGCTGCGCAACAGTGTAATGCAACAAATGAATTCCCTTTACGATAAGCTGGTGGAAGAAACCCAGTTCAACATCTTTTATCTTCCCTATATCGAAGACCGGGTATCGTTTGAACCCGGATTGCCCTATACCACGCTGGACATTCATTGCACGCCTTCCTTTTTACAAAAGCTGGAGCCTTACTATCCCGGTGTTGTCCATCCTTTCCTCGATGCTATTGCTGCCAACACCGCCACCCAGGTATTTCCACAGCACCTGTTTGCCACGCAGAACATGGTATTCCTGGCGCAATGGATCCTGCGGCTGCTGCGGGCAGCTGTAGTGAATAACCTGGAGCTGGAGCTTGCGGTAAAGCTGCTGCTTTGCGCTGCCCTGGAATGCAAAACACCCCTGCAGCTCGGCGGCCGCATCATCACGCTGAGCGAGCTCAGCCGGGTAAACCGCGTCAGCATCCAATTGCTCAAATGCTTTACCCGGGAGCCCAACCTGCGTATACTGGCCCGGCAGGCCGGTATGAACGAGACCTTCCTCAAAAAACTGTTTGCCCTCCGGTTTCAGCAGCCGCCCTACCGCTACTGGAACACCTACCGGATGGATGAAGCGTTTACCCGCGTTATCAGCACCGATGAACCCCTTACGGATATTGCGCTGGATATGGGTTTTTCTGCGCTCTCCAATTTTTCCAAGACTTTTAAAAAGTTCTATGGCCTCAGTCCGGTCCGCTATCGTAAATAA
- a CDS encoding acyltransferase family protein: MLTQYQRQGFSLARGFVVLVMPAIHAVLLYSTLPVKQGPLGMLLGFLAETSGAPLFMLLMGLFIALGREKTTAYILKRMGMLLAAGYLLNGCKLLLPYHWGWIPQQFLTDSGVTENTATQLFLTGDILQFAAIAYACCAVLRKRITSVTWYGLAFLIVLLITPFAWKLQCDGIPAIPLALLNGKPPQAFFPLFPWLLYPLAGLITGALLTRLNGTDFNKLLIILTTGLALAGYLLSLAEPPEWKTEFYRLGRGGTLFHIGLAMGWVLLFIGLAKKIRKNYFFDLLQWLSDNILLAYILQWIVIFWCFPLFGYNRLQLFSSLLAVYATATTSFLLLFFILSGSKKIKRFYERRQPDL, translated from the coding sequence ATGCTAACACAATATCAACGACAAGGTTTTTCACTGGCCCGCGGTTTTGTGGTGCTGGTAATGCCGGCCATCCACGCAGTGTTATTATACAGCACACTGCCCGTAAAACAGGGGCCACTGGGCATGCTACTCGGTTTCCTGGCAGAAACATCGGGGGCTCCTTTGTTTATGCTGCTGATGGGACTGTTCATCGCCCTGGGACGCGAAAAAACAACGGCCTATATTTTAAAACGAATGGGCATGCTGTTGGCAGCGGGTTACCTGCTGAATGGATGCAAACTGCTGTTGCCTTACCATTGGGGATGGATCCCGCAACAATTTTTAACGGATAGCGGAGTGACCGAAAATACCGCAACACAACTGTTTTTAACCGGGGATATCCTCCAGTTTGCAGCCATTGCCTATGCCTGTTGCGCTGTGCTCAGAAAACGTATCACAAGCGTAACCTGGTACGGCCTTGCATTCCTTATAGTATTGTTGATAACACCATTTGCCTGGAAGCTGCAGTGCGACGGAATACCGGCGATTCCCCTTGCATTGCTGAACGGAAAACCGCCGCAGGCCTTCTTTCCGTTGTTTCCCTGGTTATTATATCCGTTGGCGGGCTTAATAACCGGTGCGCTGCTTACGCGCTTGAACGGTACTGATTTTAATAAACTGCTGATAATATTGACGACAGGCCTTGCTTTGGCAGGCTATTTATTATCGCTTGCAGAGCCGCCTGAATGGAAAACGGAATTTTACCGCCTGGGCCGGGGCGGCACCTTGTTTCATATCGGACTGGCAATGGGCTGGGTGCTGTTGTTTATAGGGCTGGCAAAAAAAATAAGGAAGAATTATTTCTTTGATCTGCTGCAATGGCTGAGCGACAATATCCTGCTGGCTTATATCCTGCAATGGATCGTTATCTTCTGGTGTTTTCCGTTGTTCGGTTACAACCGACTGCAACTGTTTTCTTCGCTGCTTGCAGTATATGCCACTGCCACCACCAGCTTCCTGTTGTTGTTTTTTATACTGAGCGGATCAAAAAAAATAAAGCGGTTTTATGAAAGAAGACAACCGGATCTATGA
- a CDS encoding GNAT family N-acetyltransferase, giving the protein MNKHRKDRSAGIFTGSLDELFLYRDAAENSPQALGIRLVVLRKDLAVLYRWVNQPYAHRFWGMQGSLKMLYEFYEPKITSNGLQLFFACIGNVPVALVEVYPVLESELAGMADFTGGDYGIHLLMAPYREIKTVAAESAAGLSLRVLRVVQRMLFEFTSVVRIVAEPDERNTNACRLAEKAGFRYIKTLPLHDKRARLYMIARDEN; this is encoded by the coding sequence ATGAATAAACATAGAAAAGACCGGTCTGCCGGAATTTTTACAGGTAGTCTGGATGAATTGTTCCTGTACCGGGATGCTGCTGAAAATTCCCCTCAGGCCCTGGGTATACGGTTGGTGGTATTGCGGAAGGACCTGGCAGTGCTTTACCGCTGGGTCAATCAGCCTTATGCGCACCGTTTCTGGGGCATGCAGGGATCGCTGAAAATGCTGTATGAATTTTATGAACCAAAGATCACCAGCAACGGATTGCAGCTCTTTTTTGCCTGTATCGGAAATGTTCCGGTGGCACTGGTTGAAGTATATCCCGTGCTGGAATCGGAGCTGGCAGGCATGGCGGATTTTACCGGCGGCGATTATGGCATTCATTTGCTGATGGCGCCTTACAGGGAAATAAAAACGGTAGCTGCTGAATCGGCTGCCGGTTTATCGCTGAGGGTATTAAGGGTTGTTCAACGGATGCTGTTTGAATTCACTTCCGTTGTGCGTATTGTTGCCGAACCGGATGAACGCAATACCAACGCCTGCCGCCTGGCGGAAAAGGCGGGCTTCCGCTATATAAAAACATTGCCGCTGCACGATAAAAGGGCACGCCTGTATATGATCGCACGTGATGAAAACTAA